The proteins below are encoded in one region of Mangifera indica cultivar Alphonso chromosome 7, CATAS_Mindica_2.1, whole genome shotgun sequence:
- the LOC123220400 gene encoding FK506-binding protein 5-like: MEDPYSAMEGSTEEYSSLENRGKVRWILCKGLTVGRKILVTGFVMSSAPVIVPPLVVISFLGFACSVPYGLLLAGYACNNKLMSMLLPGSKPPPFLLDYGQVSYTDEVVGDDEHGEEEDGWRRGATDMKKEEEEMLEYPRETVEMRIELEENDNDRCIDVANHGVIRKDEIEIVEENGYEEAVEEYEDENEEEPMKLEVEVRIERDGEEEEERPPIVESLDHMPVDDVAAVVVDIEGDEKSGEAIEDMAAPFKVTDIVVELCKSNEVKEDEELVKETSGLLEKIREEGMADKGEKNNQSVEKLSGKAVEENRQVNKNVEEMEMPMEGRISNNPLTNVEKNNDEDVPKADVIPKEGKMVGTTDVCSVKEEEEKPVLNKPFMLRGGGDDNVGKDVVQNVQLNGEKENVTSSNPDVREIADESGFDLFDNRMQLPIQMQITTPLEKMNTLHVPVEIPRQLIIWRFLFVRENASATMLQFAHRKTVVWLPVRRCAVRRKSGNLWRRCG, encoded by the exons ATGGAAGATCCATACTCGGCCATGGAGGGGAGTACTGAAGAATACTCATCCTTGGAAAACAGAGGAAAAGTTCGCTGGATCTTGTGCAAGGGCTTAACAGTGGGAAGGAAAATTTTGGTGACAGGATTTGTGATGTCTTCGGCTCCTGTGATAGTTCCTCCTCTTGTGGTTATCTCCTTTCTTGGGTTCGCTTGTTCGGTTCCGTATGGGCTGTTGTTGGCGGGCTATGCTTGCAATAATAAGCTTATGAGTATGCTGCTTCCGGGGTCTAAACCCCCTCCATTTCTTTTGGATTATGGACAAGTGTCGTATACAGATGAAGTTGTTGGGGATGATGAGCatggtgaagaagaagatgggtgGCGTAGAGGAGCTACTGATatgaagaaggaagaagaagagatgttGGAGTATCCACGGGAAACAGTTGAGATGAGGATTGAATTAGAGGAGAATGACAATGATCGTTGTATTGATGTGGCAAATCATGGAGTTATTAGAAAAGATGAAATTGAGATAGTGGAGGAAAATGGGTATGAAGAAGCTGTTGAAGagtatgaagatgaaaatgaggaAGAACCTATGAAATTAGAAGTTGAGGTGAGAATTGAGCGAGAtggagaagaggaagaggaaagGCCTCCGATTGTGGAAAGCCTAGATCATATGCCAGTTGATGATGTGGCTGCTGTTGTTGTTGATATTGAGGGAGATGAGAAAAGCGGCGAAGCCATTGAAGATATGGCAGCACCATTTAAAGTGACAGACATTGTTGTGGAACTATGTAAGAGTAACGAAGTTAAGGAAGATGAAGAATTGGTGAAAGAAACAAGTGGATTACTTGAAAAAATCAGGGAGGAGGGTATGGCTGATAAAG GAGAGAAGAACAACCAGAGTGTAGAGAAATTATCCGGAAAGGCAGTGGAGGAAAACCGGCAAGTGAATAAGAATGTTGAAGAAATGGAAATGCCCATGGAAGGTAGAATTAGCAATAACCCTCTTACAAACGTTGAAAAGAACAACGACGAGGATGTGCCAAAGGCGGATGTGATTCCCAAAGAGGGCAAAATGGTTGGAACTACTGATGTCTGTAGTGTCAAAGAAGAGGAGGAAAAACCAGTTTTAAACAAGCCTTTTATGTTGCGGGGAGGAGGAGATGATAATGTTGGTAAGGATGTAGTACAAAATGTTCAATTGAATGGGGAGAAGGAAAATGTGACCTCTTCAAATCCAGATGTAAGAGAAATTGCTGATGAAAGTgggtttgatttgtttgataatAGAATGCAGCTGCCCATTCAAATGCAGATTACAacaccattggag AAAATGAACACACTTCACGTACCTGTGGAAATCCCGAGACAGTTGATTATATGGCGGTTCCTGTTTGTTCGGGAGAACGCAAGTGCAACGATGCTGCAATTTGCTCACAGGAAGACAGTGGTATGGCTTCCAGTAAG GAGGTGTGCAGTGAGGAGAAAATCTGGGAACTTATGGAGGCGATGTGGCTGA